The Pseudophaeobacter arcticus DSM 23566 genome includes a region encoding these proteins:
- a CDS encoding GNAT family N-acetyltransferase gives MEILDLPPGEASRLVPLLQDLHALHVEHQPARYPAAPSDAALGQWLHEWLQQEDITALIAESPQGALLGYVLFGIEHRPPLPVRFEETRVMVHHIITAKDFRRMGVGQALLTAVRQRAETQGIGTIATTYAPFNKASAGLFESQGLRPALTMAEWRA, from the coding sequence ATGGAAATTTTGGATCTACCGCCAGGGGAGGCAAGCCGCCTTGTCCCGCTATTGCAAGACCTGCACGCCCTGCATGTTGAACATCAGCCCGCCCGCTACCCCGCTGCGCCCTCTGACGCGGCGCTGGGGCAGTGGCTGCACGAGTGGCTGCAGCAGGAGGATATCACTGCGCTGATAGCCGAAAGCCCACAGGGCGCGCTCCTGGGCTATGTCCTCTTTGGCATTGAGCACCGTCCGCCGCTGCCCGTCCGGTTTGAAGAGACCCGCGTTATGGTGCACCATATCATCACCGCTAAGGATTTTCGCCGCATGGGCGTAGGCCAGGCCCTGCTCACGGCGGTCAGACAGCGGGCAGAGACCCAGGGTATCGGCACCATCGCCACCACCTACGCACCCTTCAACAAGGCCTCTGCGGGCCTGTTTGAAAGTCAGGGATTGCGGCCGGCCCTGACCATGGCCGAGTGGCGGGCCTAA
- the rpmG gene encoding 50S ribosomal protein L33 produces the protein MAKPTTIKIRLNSTAGTGHFYVTKKNARTMTEKMVIRKYDPVVRKHVEYKEGKIK, from the coding sequence ATGGCGAAGCCTACCACAATCAAGATCCGCCTGAACTCGACCGCGGGCACTGGCCACTTTTACGTGACCAAAAAGAACGCACGCACCATGACCGAGAAAATGGTTATTCGTAAGTATGACCCGGTTGTGCGCAAGCACGTTGAGTACAAAGAAGGCAAAATCAAGTAA
- a CDS encoding N-acetylmuramoyl-L-alanine amidase, with translation MPDPGEIPASVDPVSPLQAQWCPSPNQGARRDGLRPSLVVLHYTAMQSAQEALDRLCDPAAEVSAHYLIGRDGRLWQMVAENQRAWHAGAGEWSGLDDINSRSIGIELDNTGAHPFSEPQMAMLEMLLAQILQRWSIAPEGVIGHSDMAPGRKSDPGPRFDWARLAKLGLARAARAATGVSLYDPDVALEVLFRRYARDLGYTSSVDDATLLSALRSRYRPWAQGPLVAEDLAPLAQSDIWL, from the coding sequence ATGCCGGATCCGGGGGAAATTCCTGCCTCGGTTGATCCGGTCTCACCTCTGCAGGCCCAGTGGTGCCCCAGCCCCAATCAAGGGGCGCGGCGGGACGGGCTGCGGCCTTCTCTGGTTGTCTTGCACTATACCGCGATGCAAAGCGCCCAAGAGGCGCTGGACCGGCTCTGTGATCCTGCCGCTGAAGTCTCTGCACATTACCTGATTGGTCGCGATGGGCGTCTTTGGCAGATGGTGGCTGAAAACCAGCGTGCCTGGCATGCGGGTGCGGGTGAATGGTCTGGTCTGGATGACATCAATTCACGGTCCATTGGCATTGAGCTGGACAATACCGGCGCTCATCCCTTTTCCGAACCGCAAATGGCAATGCTGGAGATGTTACTGGCTCAAATCCTGCAGCGCTGGTCGATTGCACCTGAAGGGGTCATTGGGCACTCAGACATGGCACCAGGGCGCAAGAGCGACCCGGGCCCGCGCTTCGACTGGGCGCGGCTTGCAAAGCTTGGATTGGCGCGGGCGGCTCGGGCAGCTACTGGAGTAAGCCTGTACGATCCTGATGTGGCGCTTGAAGTTCTGTTCCGCCGCTATGCGCGCGACCTTGGATATACTTCTTCCGTTGATGACGCGACGCTCTTGTCAGCTCTGCGATCCCGCTATCGTCCCTGGGCGCAGGGGCCGTTGGTCGCGGAAGATCTTGCCCCATTGGCGCAGTCCGATATCTGGCTTTGA
- the gatA gene encoding Asp-tRNA(Asn)/Glu-tRNA(Gln) amidotransferase subunit GatA, with protein MSDLNKLGLAEARDALRKGETTSVELTKACLSAIDKADALNAFVHKTPEIALERAAAADARLQQGDAPAMCGLPVGIKDLFCTKGVASQAASKILEGFVPEYESTVSQQLADNGAVMLGKLNMDEFAMGSSNETSTYGNAVSPWRRGNDDAPLTPGGSSGGSAAAVAADLCLAATGTDTGGSIRQPAAFTGTVGIKPTYGRCSRWGVVAFASSLDQAGPMTKSVRDAAIMLEAMAGHDPKDSTSADLAVPNFEAMLTGDIRGKKIGIPKEYHMDGMPAEIEKLWSEGAAMLKAAGAEIVDISLPHTKYALPAYYVIAPAEASSNLARYDGVRYGNRATLEAGDGITEMYEKTRAQGFGDEVQRRVMVGTYVLSAGFYDAYYNRARRVRSLIKQDFENVFAAGVDAILTPATPSAAFGLGEMSDADPVAMYLLDVFTVTVNLAGLPGIALPAGLDSQGLPLGLQLIGRPWEEGDLLNTAYALEQSTGFVAKPGKWW; from the coding sequence ATGAGCGATCTGAACAAACTGGGCCTGGCAGAGGCCCGTGATGCGCTCCGCAAGGGGGAAACAACCTCCGTTGAGCTGACCAAAGCTTGCCTCAGCGCCATCGACAAGGCGGATGCGCTGAATGCATTTGTGCATAAAACACCCGAGATCGCGCTGGAGCGCGCGGCGGCAGCGGATGCCCGGCTGCAGCAGGGCGATGCCCCGGCCATGTGTGGCCTGCCGGTGGGGATCAAAGATCTGTTTTGCACCAAAGGTGTCGCCAGCCAGGCGGCCTCCAAAATCCTCGAAGGTTTTGTGCCAGAGTATGAAAGTACCGTGTCGCAGCAACTGGCCGACAACGGTGCGGTGATGCTGGGCAAGCTGAACATGGATGAATTTGCCATGGGCTCGTCGAACGAGACCTCGACCTATGGCAATGCCGTCAGCCCCTGGCGCCGTGGCAATGATGACGCCCCACTGACACCTGGTGGCTCCTCTGGTGGTTCTGCGGCGGCTGTTGCCGCTGATCTCTGCCTGGCGGCAACCGGCACGGATACGGGCGGCTCGATCCGCCAGCCTGCGGCCTTTACCGGTACCGTTGGTATCAAACCCACCTATGGGCGTTGCTCGCGCTGGGGGGTTGTTGCCTTTGCCTCCTCCCTGGATCAGGCCGGTCCAATGACCAAATCGGTACGTGATGCAGCCATCATGCTCGAGGCAATGGCGGGTCATGACCCCAAGGACAGCACCAGCGCCGATCTGGCGGTGCCAAATTTTGAGGCCATGCTGACCGGCGATATTCGTGGCAAAAAGATTGGTATCCCCAAGGAATACCACATGGATGGCATGCCGGCAGAGATCGAAAAGCTCTGGTCCGAAGGCGCTGCGATGCTAAAAGCTGCCGGCGCCGAGATTGTTGATATCTCGCTGCCCCATACCAAATACGCGCTGCCAGCCTACTATGTGATTGCCCCTGCCGAAGCTTCGTCCAATCTGGCCCGCTATGACGGTGTGCGCTACGGCAACCGCGCCACGCTTGAGGCCGGCGATGGCATCACCGAGATGTATGAAAAAACCCGCGCTCAGGGCTTTGGCGATGAGGTTCAGCGCCGGGTCATGGTTGGCACCTATGTGCTCTCGGCAGGCTTTTATGACGCCTATTACAACCGGGCGCGCCGGGTGCGCAGCCTGATCAAGCAAGACTTTGAAAATGTCTTTGCGGCGGGGGTGGATGCGATCCTGACGCCGGCCACGCCTTCGGCCGCCTTTGGTCTGGGGGAGATGTCGGATGCTGATCCGGTTGCAATGTATCTACTGGATGTCTTCACCGTCACGGTGAACCTTGCAGGGCTGCCGGGCATTGCTCTGCCTGCAGGGCTCGACAGCCAGGGCTTGCCGCTTGGACTGCAGCTGATTGGCCGCCCTTGGGAAGAGGGGGATTTGCTCAATACCGCCTATGCACTGGAGCAATCCACTGGATTTGTGGCAAAGCCTGGAAAATGGTGGTAA
- the gatC gene encoding Asp-tRNA(Asn)/Glu-tRNA(Gln) amidotransferase subunit GatC, which translates to MSIDQNTAAKVAKLARIKVEDEALPALAAEFNTILEFIEQLNEVDVEGVEPMTSVTPQRLKRREDVVTDGNQQDKILSNAPDAREGFFAVPKVME; encoded by the coding sequence ATGTCGATTGACCAAAACACCGCCGCCAAAGTGGCCAAACTGGCCCGGATCAAGGTTGAAGACGAGGCGCTGCCAGCCCTGGCCGCCGAATTCAACACGATCCTGGAATTCATCGAACAGCTGAACGAAGTCGATGTCGAAGGGGTCGAGCCGATGACCTCGGTCACACCGCAGCGGCTGAAGCGGCGCGAGGATGTGGTCACCGATGGCAACCAGCAGGACAAGATACTGTCAAACGCGCCGGATGCGCGCGAAGGCTTTTTTGCCGTGCCCAAAGTGATGGAGTAA
- a CDS encoding metal-dependent hydrolase, whose translation MKIIWLGHGGFRIEVENQVLLIDPWLSGNPMLAESQHEAALSGATHIVLTHAHFDHVADVLPLARARNIPVVGQYDLMGYWGESEGIATIGFNKGGTIDLGGPKLAMVPASHSSTFTTEEGLRAGGSEVGYVLMSEDKTVYISGDTSIMADMDWIGDYYKPEVGILSAGGHFTMDMKQAAYAAKRYFNFKTLIPCHYRTFPILEQNADHLVKALPGVAVIEPKVLQAIEI comes from the coding sequence ATGAAGATCATCTGGCTGGGTCATGGCGGCTTTCGCATCGAGGTAGAAAATCAGGTACTGTTGATTGATCCCTGGCTCAGCGGCAATCCCATGTTGGCCGAGAGCCAGCATGAGGCGGCTCTCTCTGGTGCCACCCATATTGTTCTCACCCACGCCCATTTTGACCATGTTGCTGATGTTTTGCCGCTGGCCAGGGCGCGCAACATACCGGTGGTGGGCCAGTACGACCTGATGGGCTATTGGGGCGAAAGCGAAGGCATTGCCACCATCGGCTTCAACAAGGGCGGCACGATAGATCTGGGTGGGCCAAAGCTGGCGATGGTACCCGCCTCGCACAGCTCGACCTTCACCACCGAGGAGGGATTGCGGGCCGGCGGGTCTGAAGTGGGATACGTGCTGATGAGTGAAGACAAGACCGTCTATATCTCAGGTGATACCAGCATCATGGCAGATATGGACTGGATTGGGGATTACTATAAACCCGAGGTCGGTATCCTGAGTGCCGGGGGGCATTTCACCATGGACATGAAACAGGCCGCCTATGCGGCCAAACGCTATTTCAATTTCAAAACCCTGATCCCCTGCCACTATAGAACCTTCCCCATACTGGAGCAGAATGCAGATCATCTGGTCAAAGCCCTGCCCGGTGTCGCGGTGATCGAACCAAAGGTCCTGCAGGCGATTGAAATATGA
- a CDS encoding DNA-3-methyladenine glycosylase I, translating into MSKLISGQDGQPRCAWSASAPEFDAYHDSEWGYPVGDDIRLFEKVCLESFQSGLSWRTILAKRENFRAAFCGFDWNKVAEFDDGDVARLLQDAGIIRHRGKIEAAINNARRAQEMVAEFGSLAAFFWSFEPDPATRPEPQTQTTSADSVALSKALKKRGWKFVGPTTAFAFMQAMGLINDHARGCMCRARADAARAKFIPPVAPPASSR; encoded by the coding sequence GTGAGTAAACTGATCAGTGGCCAGGATGGTCAGCCGCGCTGCGCCTGGAGCGCCTCGGCACCAGAGTTCGACGCCTATCATGACAGCGAATGGGGGTATCCCGTGGGGGATGACATCCGGCTGTTTGAAAAGGTCTGTCTTGAGAGTTTTCAATCAGGCTTAAGCTGGCGGACCATATTGGCCAAGCGGGAAAACTTTCGCGCCGCCTTCTGCGGCTTTGACTGGAATAAGGTGGCGGAGTTTGACGACGGAGATGTGGCGCGGTTGTTGCAGGACGCCGGTATCATCCGTCACCGGGGCAAAATCGAAGCCGCAATAAACAACGCCCGTCGCGCCCAGGAGATGGTTGCTGAGTTTGGCTCTCTTGCGGCCTTTTTCTGGAGTTTTGAACCCGATCCCGCGACGCGCCCCGAGCCACAGACGCAGACCACCAGTGCCGACTCGGTGGCGCTCTCCAAGGCCCTGAAAAAACGCGGTTGGAAATTTGTCGGCCCCACCACCGCCTTTGCCTTTATGCAGGCCATGGGGCTGATCAATGATCACGCCAGGGGATGTATGTGCCGCGCCAGGGCCGATGCGGCCCGTGCAAAATTCATCCCCCCGGTTGCGCCCCCGGCTTCTTCCCGCTGA
- a CDS encoding nucleoside deaminase, with protein sequence MFKSHMDAALAEARAAATRGEVPVGAVLVDPNGIVVARAGNRTRELSDPTAHAEILVLRQACATGETERLQGFDLYVTLEPCAMCAAAIAAARIRRVYYGAGDPKSGGVAHGACVFSHPQAHHMPEVYEGIAELEAAEILRQFFATRR encoded by the coding sequence ATGTTCAAGTCGCATATGGATGCCGCCCTGGCAGAGGCGCGCGCTGCAGCGACCCGTGGCGAGGTGCCAGTGGGGGCGGTTTTGGTTGATCCAAACGGCATCGTCGTTGCCCGTGCGGGCAATCGCACCCGCGAGCTGTCTGATCCCACGGCCCATGCCGAAATTCTGGTGCTGCGACAGGCCTGTGCCACAGGGGAAACCGAGCGCCTGCAGGGCTTTGATCTCTATGTGACGCTGGAACCCTGCGCCATGTGCGCCGCTGCCATCGCTGCGGCGCGTATCCGGCGCGTCTACTATGGGGCTGGCGATCCCAAATCCGGCGGGGTGGCTCATGGGGCCTGCGTTTTCTCGCACCCCCAGGCGCATCACATGCCAGAGGTTTATGAGGGAATAGCAGAGCTGGAAGCGGCTGAGATTTTGCGGCAGTTTTTCGCCACACGGCGTTAA
- a CDS encoding pseudouridine synthase, translated as MSKSPGSPKGKAPAQAKTSAQAPAAAKSAAKAASVAPTNGDSAPTGDRIAKVLSRAGVASRREAERMIAEGRVKVNGAKIDSPALNVTDRDRIIVDGKPLPQAEAPRLWLYNKPAGLVTSNSDEKGRRTIFDELPEDLPRVMTVGRLDLNSEGLLLLTNDGGIKRRLELPSTGWLRRYRVRINGRPQEADFEPLRKGMVIDGERFQPMTVALDRQQGANAWLTIGLREGKNREIRRALEDIGFTVNRLLRLSYGPFQLGTLKLGEVEELRPRVVRDQLGLESEDIEEAPAARPTRGRPGAKPGQRPSGKPGGKPGQRHSGKPGGKPGPKTSELTFGKPAGKPTGRPAGRPVDGPTGRPTGRPTGKYSGKPEGKPGSRSADRFGDKPSGAGGTNRTGKPGPRGGAGGGGSKLRPSGKNSRR; from the coding sequence ATGAGCAAATCACCCGGATCCCCCAAAGGCAAGGCCCCCGCACAGGCCAAAACCTCCGCGCAGGCCCCAGCCGCCGCCAAATCAGCCGCCAAAGCGGCTTCCGTCGCGCCAACCAACGGTGACAGCGCCCCCACCGGGGACCGCATCGCCAAGGTGCTATCGCGCGCAGGCGTTGCCTCGCGCCGGGAGGCCGAGCGCATGATCGCCGAGGGCCGCGTCAAGGTGAACGGCGCCAAGATCGACAGCCCCGCACTGAACGTGACGGACCGCGACCGCATCATCGTGGATGGCAAGCCCCTGCCCCAGGCCGAGGCCCCGCGTCTGTGGCTGTACAACAAGCCCGCCGGGCTGGTGACCAGCAACAGCGATGAAAAGGGTCGGCGCACCATTTTTGACGAATTGCCCGAGGATCTGCCGCGGGTGATGACGGTGGGACGGCTTGACCTGAACTCTGAGGGGCTGTTGCTGCTGACAAATGATGGCGGCATAAAGAGGCGGCTTGAGCTGCCCTCGACGGGCTGGTTGCGACGCTACCGGGTGCGGATCAATGGCCGCCCCCAAGAAGCAGATTTTGAACCCCTGCGCAAAGGCATGGTAATTGACGGCGAACGCTTTCAGCCGATGACTGTGGCGCTGGATCGCCAGCAGGGCGCCAATGCCTGGCTGACCATTGGGTTGCGCGAGGGCAAAAACCGCGAAATTCGCCGCGCGCTGGAAGACATCGGCTTTACCGTGAACCGTTTGCTGCGCCTGTCCTATGGGCCTTTCCAACTGGGCACGCTGAAGCTGGGCGAAGTGGAAGAATTGCGCCCGCGCGTTGTGCGTGACCAGCTTGGGCTGGAAAGCGAAGACATAGAAGAGGCACCAGCCGCGCGCCCGACACGCGGGCGGCCAGGGGCAAAACCGGGCCAAAGGCCCAGTGGAAAACCTGGTGGCAAACCTGGCCAAAGACACAGTGGCAAACCAGGCGGAAAACCTGGCCCAAAAACAAGCGAGCTGACCTTTGGGAAACCAGCGGGAAAACCAACTGGCAGACCTGCTGGCAGACCTGTTGACGGGCCAACAGGAAGGCCCACGGGCAGACCAACAGGCAAATACAGTGGAAAGCCTGAAGGCAAACCCGGCTCAAGATCTGCCGACCGTTTTGGCGACAAACCTAGCGGCGCTGGGGGCACCAACCGCACTGGCAAACCCGGCCCCCGTGGCGGGGCTGGCGGCGGCGGCTCAAAATTGCGCCCCAGCGGCAAAAATTCCCGCCGTTGA
- a CDS encoding 5-bromo-4-chloroindolyl phosphate hydrolysis family protein: MAQQFGGKFSPRGKSTTPPSDSAQSGSAAPQGTSRPSAALRNATPDPVGLRSNLMFVPAGLLVLLSLGDGANGLALGLIAACFWTAGAYMLREGLRATAAYATRRVARKPALPRKILAAVLVGLGAALAAWKAEPGVVSAAIYGLAACGLHLAAFGLDPLKDKGTEGIDDFQQSRVARAVEEAEFSLDAMTDAAIRARDREVEERVEQFQAVARELFRTVEEDPRDLTAARKYLTVYLQGAKDATVKFADIYSRSGDATARADYLSLLTDLEDNFAARTRKLLLEDRSDLTVEIDVLRDRLQREGVHLDRS, from the coding sequence ATGGCACAACAGTTTGGCGGCAAATTCAGCCCCCGAGGCAAATCAACCACGCCCCCTTCAGACAGCGCCCAGTCCGGCAGTGCAGCCCCCCAAGGCACATCGCGCCCAAGTGCTGCACTCCGCAACGCCACCCCGGATCCTGTTGGGCTGCGCTCCAATCTGATGTTTGTCCCCGCAGGCCTGCTGGTGCTGCTCTCCCTCGGCGATGGCGCCAATGGCTTGGCCTTGGGGTTGATCGCCGCCTGTTTCTGGACGGCTGGCGCTTATATGCTGCGCGAAGGTCTGCGCGCCACCGCCGCCTATGCGACGCGACGCGTTGCCCGCAAACCCGCCCTGCCCCGCAAAATCCTGGCCGCTGTTCTGGTTGGCCTCGGGGCGGCCCTTGCGGCCTGGAAAGCAGAGCCTGGGGTTGTGAGTGCAGCAATCTACGGGCTGGCGGCCTGCGGTTTGCATCTGGCCGCCTTTGGGCTTGATCCGCTGAAGGACAAGGGCACCGAAGGGATTGATGATTTCCAGCAAAGCCGGGTCGCCCGCGCCGTGGAAGAAGCCGAATTCAGCCTGGATGCGATGACAGACGCCGCCATTCGGGCCCGTGACCGCGAAGTTGAAGAGCGCGTTGAACAGTTTCAGGCCGTCGCCCGCGAGCTGTTTCGCACCGTCGAAGAAGATCCCCGTGATCTGACAGCCGCCCGCAAATATCTCACGGTTTATTTGCAGGGCGCCAAGGACGCGACTGTGAAATTTGCCGATATTTACAGCCGCAGCGGCGATGCAACTGCGCGGGCGGATTACCTCTCGCTGCTCACCGATCTGGAAGACAACTTTGCCGCCCGAACCCGCAAATTGCTGCTCGAAGACCGCAGCGATCTTACCGTTGAAATCGATGTGCTGCGCGACCGTTTGCAGCGCGAAGGCGTCCATCTGGACCGCAGTTAA
- a CDS encoding toxic anion resistance protein: MSETIQKQAVEAEAQVMAVAANTLPEPVEEVQPLAAATPEVSAEITARIGEIDMGDSNSIIRFGSGAQAELQTISQAMLADVRNKDVGPAGDSLRGIVTTIRGFSVSELDVRRKPTFWERLLGRAAPFAKFTARFETIQSQIDKITDDLLGHEHTLLKDIKSLDMLYEKTLNFYDELALYIAAGEAKLDDLDANDIPALEAAVAAAPEADQVMRAQELRDLRAARDDLERRVHDLKLTRQVTMQSLPSIRLVQENDKSLVTKINSTLVNTVPLWETQLAQAVTIQRSAEAAQAVSAANDLTNELLTSNAANLRQSNKMIRQEMERGVFDIEAVKQANADLIGTIQESLQIADEGKARRAAAEAELKKMEGELRDTLAAAKARKDGVGDNAGTAVPG; this comes from the coding sequence ATGTCTGAGACCATTCAAAAACAAGCCGTCGAAGCCGAAGCCCAGGTTATGGCTGTCGCGGCAAATACCCTGCCCGAACCCGTCGAAGAGGTGCAGCCGCTCGCGGCCGCCACGCCCGAGGTCAGCGCTGAGATCACCGCCCGCATTGGTGAGATCGACATGGGCGACAGCAATTCGATTATCCGTTTTGGCTCCGGCGCTCAGGCGGAACTGCAGACCATCAGCCAGGCGATGCTGGCGGATGTGCGCAACAAGGACGTCGGCCCGGCCGGCGATTCTCTGCGCGGCATTGTCACCACCATTCGCGGCTTTTCTGTCTCGGAACTGGATGTGCGCCGCAAACCCACTTTCTGGGAGCGCCTGTTGGGCCGCGCCGCGCCCTTTGCGAAGTTCACCGCCCGGTTTGAGACCATCCAGAGCCAGATCGACAAGATCACCGACGACCTGTTGGGTCATGAGCACACCCTGCTGAAAGACATCAAGTCGCTGGATATGCTCTATGAAAAAACCCTGAACTTCTATGACGAGCTGGCGCTTTATATTGCCGCCGGCGAGGCCAAGCTGGACGATCTGGACGCGAATGATATCCCCGCCCTGGAGGCTGCCGTCGCCGCCGCACCAGAGGCCGATCAGGTGATGCGCGCCCAAGAGCTGCGGGACCTGCGCGCCGCGCGCGATGATCTGGAACGCCGGGTGCATGATCTCAAACTCACCCGTCAGGTGACCATGCAATCGCTGCCTTCGATCCGTTTGGTCCAGGAAAACGACAAGAGCCTAGTCACCAAGATCAACTCGACCCTGGTCAACACCGTGCCACTCTGGGAGACCCAACTGGCCCAGGCGGTGACCATCCAGCGCTCTGCTGAGGCCGCCCAGGCCGTCAGTGCCGCCAATGACCTCACCAATGAGCTGTTGACATCGAATGCGGCCAACCTGCGCCAGAGCAACAAGATGATCCGCCAGGAGATGGAGCGCGGTGTCTTTGACATTGAGGCGGTAAAACAGGCCAATGCCGATCTGATTGGCACCATCCAGGAAAGCCTGCAGATCGCAGACGAAGGCAAGGCCCGTCGTGCCGCCGCCGAGGCAGAGCTGAAAAAGATGGAAGGCGAATTGCGCGATACCCTGGCCGCTGCCAAGGCGCGCAAAGACGGGGTTGGCGACAATGCTGGCACCGCTGTTCCCGGCTGA
- a CDS encoding DUF2927 domain-containing protein produces the protein MAQAVPAAQVILRAMRPLVVAALGGVALTACLPNSPGTSLVPAQRPEVVPAAYRPPSVESAELRNYYRVLQQDLLTRGLLRTDGGGPETPFDADDLAEHFEEIAFYNEYAGRSGSGLTGGLSRWSGPVRLVADFGPSVPEGQRQRDQSVLNAYGARLSRVTGHSITTTARQGNFHVIFASADDRAYVAEKVRDLLPNLSDNDLQLFVNLPRSHYCFVLAGGPQDAPFDYIRGVALIRAEHPDLVRDSCIHEEVAQGLGLLNDSPKVRPSIFNDDDEFAFLTSHDELLLKMLYDPRLRTGMRLEEARPIIRILARDVMGQPL, from the coding sequence ATGGCACAGGCAGTCCCGGCAGCACAGGTCATTTTGCGGGCGATGCGCCCCCTCGTGGTGGCGGCCCTTGGCGGGGTCGCCCTGACCGCCTGCCTGCCCAACAGCCCGGGGACGTCTCTGGTGCCAGCACAGCGCCCCGAAGTGGTCCCGGCCGCCTATCGCCCGCCCTCGGTCGAAAGCGCTGAACTGCGCAATTATTACCGGGTGCTGCAACAGGATCTGCTGACCCGTGGATTGCTGCGCACCGATGGGGGTGGGCCGGAAACGCCCTTTGACGCCGATGATCTGGCGGAACATTTTGAAGAAATCGCCTTTTACAATGAATATGCCGGGCGCAGTGGCAGCGGTCTGACTGGAGGGTTGAGCCGCTGGTCCGGGCCGGTCAGGCTGGTGGCGGATTTTGGCCCCTCGGTCCCGGAGGGACAGCGCCAACGCGACCAAAGCGTATTGAATGCCTATGGGGCGCGCCTGTCACGCGTTACCGGCCATAGCATCACCACCACGGCCAGGCAGGGCAACTTTCACGTGATTTTTGCCAGCGCCGATGATCGCGCCTATGTGGCTGAAAAAGTGCGCGATCTTTTGCCAAATCTGAGCGACAATGACCTGCAGCTTTTTGTCAATCTGCCGCGCAGCCACTATTGTTTTGTGCTGGCCGGTGGGCCACAGGATGCGCCTTTTGACTATATCCGTGGCGTTGCGCTTATTCGCGCCGAACACCCTGATCTGGTCCGCGACAGCTGCATCCACGAGGAAGTGGCGCAGGGGTTGGGACTGCTGAATGACAGCCCCAAGGTGCGGCCCTCGATCTTCAACGACGATGACGAATTTGCCTTTCTGACCAGCCACGACGAATTGCTGCTCAAAATGCTGTATGATCCCAGGCTGCGCACGGGCATGCGCCTCGAAGAAGCCCGGCCCATCATTCGCATCCTCGCCCGCGACGTAATGGGGCAACCGCTTTGA
- a CDS encoding SPFH domain-containing protein — translation MGIFDFLKGEFIDVIHWADDSRDTMVWRFEREAHEIKYGAKLTVREGQAAVFVHEGQLADVFTPGLYMLETNNMPVMTTLQHWDHGFQSPFKSEIYYVNTTRFNNLKWGTKNPIICRDPEFGPVRLRAFGSYSIRVVDAARFLTEIVGTDGEFTMDEISFQIRNIIVQEFSRAVAGSGIPVLDMAANTADLGKLVAAEIAPTLAEYGLSIPELYIENISLPPAVEQAMDKRTQMGIVGDLGRYTQFAAAEAMGAAAQTPNSGMGAGLGMGMGLAMAQQMGQQMQSEAAGQAAGPWGARPAPAAAGPTAQAATPHAAPVTPPPPPVEHVWHTAENGTTSGPFSKARLGRMAQDGTLSRETHVWTPGQDGWMRAGDVAELAQLFTILPPPPPPAPAP, via the coding sequence ATGGGAATATTTGACTTTCTCAAAGGCGAATTCATTGATGTCATCCACTGGGCCGATGATAGCCGCGACACCATGGTCTGGCGTTTTGAGCGCGAGGCGCATGAGATCAAATATGGCGCCAAACTGACCGTCCGCGAAGGTCAGGCGGCGGTTTTTGTACACGAAGGCCAGCTGGCGGATGTCTTTACCCCCGGTCTCTATATGCTTGAGACCAACAATATGCCGGTGATGACAACCCTGCAGCACTGGGATCATGGGTTCCAGTCGCCGTTTAAATCCGAGATCTACTACGTCAACACCACCCGTTTCAACAATCTGAAATGGGGCACCAAGAACCCCATCATCTGCCGCGACCCCGAGTTTGGCCCGGTGCGCCTGCGCGCCTTTGGCAGCTACTCGATCCGGGTGGTGGATGCGGCCCGTTTTCTGACCGAAATCGTCGGCACCGATGGTGAATTCACCATGGATGAGATCTCGTTCCAGATCCGCAATATCATCGTGCAGGAGTTTTCCCGCGCGGTGGCAGGATCAGGCATTCCGGTGCTGGATATGGCGGCCAATACCGCCGACTTGGGCAAACTGGTCGCGGCTGAAATTGCACCAACCCTGGCCGAATATGGCCTCTCCATTCCCGAACTCTATATCGAGAACATCTCGCTGCCCCCGGCCGTGGAGCAAGCCATGGACAAGCGCACCCAGATGGGCATCGTCGGTGATCTGGGCCGCTATACCCAGTTTGCCGCCGCCGAAGCCATGGGCGCTGCGGCGCAGACCCCCAACAGTGGCATGGGAGCCGGGCTTGGCATGGGCATGGGGCTGGCGATGGCTCAGCAGATGGGGCAACAGATGCAGTCAGAGGCAGCGGGGCAAGCCGCAGGCCCCTGGGGCGCCCGTCCCGCGCCCGCTGCAGCCGGACCCACAGCGCAAGCGGCAACGCCCCATGCGGCCCCTGTCACCCCGCCACCGCCGCCGGTGGAACATGTCTGGCATACGGCTGAAAATGGCACCACCTCTGGCCCATTCTCCAAGGCCCGCCTGGGGCGCATGGCGCAGGACGGCACGCTGAGCCGCGAGACCCATGTCTGGACCCCGGGCCAGGACGGCTGGATGCGGGCTGGTGATGTTGCTGAGCTGGCGCAGCTGTTTACCATTCTGCCACCACCGCCGCCCCCGGCGCCTGCCCCGTAA